The sequence GCATTTCCTCGCATGTATAACTGGTAACGGTCAGTGATCTTTTCTGTAGCAAAATGCCCGACGCCTTGCTCGTCGATAAAACCATAAATATCGGCACGTGCGTTGACTGTGACCAGTACTGACATGAAAGTCAGTGAAAGTATCAGTCGACGTATGTGTGCCGAAGGTTTCATTAGATGTCGGCCTCGGCTTCGTTGCCGTGCTCTTCAATCCATGCCCGACGTGCTGAGGCTTCGCCTTTGCCCATCAACATATTAAAGCGATTTTCGGACGCCTCCAGATCAAACGCCCCGAGCATAATGGGTAGCAAGCGACGCGTATCCGGATTCATGGTGGTTTCCCACAACTGCCCGGCGTTCATCTCACCCAAACCTTTAAAGCGAGAAATGGTCCAAGACCCGTCCTTGACGCCATCTTTACGCAGCTTATCTTCGATCGCAGTGAGTTCACCGTTGTCTAATGCGTAAATTTTTTGTGCAGGTTTTTTCCCGCGGGCGGGTGCGTCAACCCGAAATAATGGTGGCCGTGCAACGCAAATATGCCCACGATCAATAAGCTGTGGAAAGTGGCGGAAAAACAGCGTTAGCAGCAACACTTGAATATGTGATCCATCGACGTCCGCATCTGACAATATGCAGATCTTTCCGTAACGGAGCGTGCTGAAATCGACTGTGTCATTTTTGCTATGGGGATCGATCCCGATAGCAACCGCCATATCGTGGATTTCATTATTCGCAAATAGGCGGTCGCGCTCAGTTTCCCACGAGTTCAGCACTTTTCCACGCAGAGGAAGAATCGCTTGAAACTCTTTATCACGTCCCATTTTTGCGGAGCCGCCAGCTGAATCACCCTCGACCAGAAATAACTCGTTACGACTAATATCGCTGGATTCGCAATCTGTCAGTTTGCCAGGTAACACGGCAATACCCGAGGTTTTTTTCTTTTCAACTTTTTGGGTTGAACGTAAACGATTTTGCGCCTGCTTGATAACGAGCTCGGCAAGTTTTTTACCGTATTCGACGTGATGATTGAGCCATAATTCTAGCGCTGGTTTAGTATAAGTCGAGATCAACTTTACCGCATCACGCGAATTCAGACGCTCTTTGATCTGCCCCTGAAATTGTGGATCTAACACTTTGGCCGATAAAACAAACGATACGCGGGCGAATACATCCTCCGGTAGCAGTTTGACACCTTTCGGTAAAAGTGAGTGCATGTCAACGAAATTCTTCACTGCACCAAACAGCCCTTCGCGCAGACCGGATTCATGCGTTCCTCCAGCCGAGGTTGGAATCAGGTTGACATACGATTCACGGACGATACCGCCATCTTCAGTCCACGCCACGACCCATGCCGCACCTTCGCCTTCAGCAAATCCGTCGGTTTCTGCAGTGGCGTATTGTTCGCCTTCAAACAGCGGTATTAGCGGCTCAGAGCTAGACGATTGCGCTAACGACTCCATCAGATAGCCGCGTAACCCTTGGTCGTACTGCCAGGTTTGGCTATCATTGGTTTTGGCGTTGAGAAGGGTGACTTTGACGCCCGGAAGCAAAACCGCTTTTGAGCGCAGCAGACGCTGCAATTCCGGTTGTGAGATTGCGGGCGAGTCAAAATATTTTGGGTCTGGCCATGCAGTAACGCGTGTGCCGCTTTTTTTGTCGTCGCGTGTTTGGGGCCGGGTTTTTAACTGCTCAATGAGATCGCCACCGGCAAACGCCAGTTGATGAACGCCGCCTTCACGCCAGACGGTGATTTCAAGTCGCGTGGAAAGTGCATTGGTGACGGAAACACCGACACCGTGGAGGCCACCGGAGAATGCGTAAGCGCCACCGCTACCTTTATCGAATTTGCCGCCGGCGTGCAGGCGCGTGAATACAATTTCGACGGTAGGGACTTTTTCCTCCGGGTGCATACCAACGGGTATGCCTCGGCCATCATCTTCGACGCTGACGCTACCGTCGACATTTAACGTCACCAGAATATTTTTGCAATAGCCGCCCAGCGCCTCATCGGAGGCGTTATCAATCACTTCTTGAATGATATGGAGTGGATTTTCGGTCCGCGTGTACATGCCGGGACGTTGTTTGACAGGCTCCAGTCCCTTTAGGACGCGGATGGATGATTCACTGTAGTCGGAAATCGGAGATTTTTTAGTTGCCATGCAATTCAGTTGGGGTGCAGTTTTAATACTTGTCTTTTAGTAAATTAAGACAAAAAACAAGTAATATCAAAATGAGGGAAATCTCTACAAGAACGCATTCTAATGAAAAAATCGACGCAGCTCCAGAATAGGTCGTTTCTCGATGCAAAAACAGTTTGAACCAGCTAAAATGCGGCTGCTTGTTGTTTTTTAATAAATTTCTGAAAGGGGGTCATGACAACCACCGTCTTCAAAATACGTAAACATTCAAGAAAATAGGTTAGACCATACCGTGGTGTTGATGAAATTATCAAAATCTACAGTTTTGGTCGCTAGCTTTCAGCACTTCCCCCCATTATATGGACGTGACAGAAAATTGAAAGTTTGCTCTTCGATGGCGAAGATGGATAATTCAGGCATCTTAGAAAACTGATCACAAGCCGTAAGACTGTGGAGGTAAAAGAATGGCAGACACATACTCTCTAGCCATTGATTTTAGCGCATCTTCTCAGTCTAACATCCATTTTTTGCACGCTTTTACGACGACGTAAGAGTGTGATTATCGGTACGTAGACTAATCGAATACGTTGCACCAAAAGTCGCCGCACCATCTGTGCATTGGCGCTAACAAGCTAGCGAGCAAGCTGGCAGAGTTTTTCAGTTCAACACAGCGTTATTTACCCTTGTATCACTTGCTTAACAATCGCATCCCACGTTCCAACCCATCGATAGTCAGTCCGAACATGCGATTGCTCATCAACTGCTTCACTATTTCTACCGATTGCCGGTATTGCCAAAGACCTTCTGGCTCAGGATTTAGCCAGATGAATTTTGGAAAGGCATTAGTGAAACGCTGCAACCAATCGGCGCCAGCTTCGTCATTATTATATTCAACCGAGCCACCTGGTTGCAAAATTTCATAAGGACTCATGGTAGCGTCACCGACAAAAATCAGCTTGGTGTCAGGTTTGTATTTGCGCAGAATATCCCAGGTGGGGAACCGTTCCGCATGACGACGATGATTGTTTTTCCAGACATAGTCGTAGACGCAGTTATGGAAATAGAAGAAATCCATGTTTTTGAATTCGGTCTTAGCGGCCGAAAATAATTCCTCGGTACGAGCAATATGATCGTCCATACTGCCGCCGACATCGAGCAACATCAGTACTTTAATGTTGTTTTTTCGCTCTGCCTGCATTCTGATATCCAGATAGCCCGCATTGTTTGCGGTGGCCCGAATAGTGTCGTCCAGCGCTAATTCTTCCGCCACGCCTTCGCGGGCAAATCGACGCAGTCGACGCAGGGCGACTTTGATGTTGCGGGTATTGAGCTCACGCTCGTCATCATAGTCTTTGTAGGCGCGGGCTTCCCACACCTTTACAGCAGTGCGATTGCCGCCGCTGCCGCCCATACGGATGCCTTCAGGATTGGTGCCGCCATGGCCGAATGGCGATGTGCCACCCGTGCCGATCCATTTGTTTCCGCCTTCATGACGACCTTTTTGTTCTTCAAGTAGCTCTTTGATGCGATCCATGAGCTTGTCGTAGCCAAATTTTTCAAGCTGCGCCAACTGTTCAGGCGTCAGATCCCGCTTCATGCGCTGCGCCAACCACTCGGCAGGTATCTCAGGGTTTTTATCAAAAATCGCCTGAATGCCTTTGAAATACAATCCAAATGCCTTATCGAATTTATCGTAGTGCGCTTCGTCTTTGACCAATGTCGTTCTCGCCAAATAATAAAAATTATCCAGCGATGGCGTGATCACATGCTTTTGCAATGCTTCCAGCAAAATCAAAAACTCCTTGATTGATACAGGAATTTTGGCGTTTTTAAGTGTGTAGAAAAAATCGATCAGCATTAGAGTTTCGCAGAATGTTTCACATTAACGGTTTTTGCGCGCCATATACACTAAGCGCTCAAACAAATGCACGTCCTGTTCGTTTTTAAGTAACGCGCCATGCAAAGGCGGGACAATGGTCTTGATGTCGCTACTTTGCAGAGCAGAGGCCGGAATATCTTCAGCCAGTAATAATTTTAGCCAATCCAGTAATTCTGAGGTAGATGGTTTTTTCTTCAGACCGGCAACTTCACGCACTTGATAGAATGTTTCGAGCGCCTGCGCCAATAAATCTTTCTTCAATTGCGGAAAATGCACGTCGACGATATCGCGCATGGTTTCTTTGTCGGGAAATTTAATGTAATGAAAGAAACATCGACGCAGAAAAGCGTCCGGTAATTCTTTCTCATTATTCGATGTAATAATGACCAAGGGTCTAAATTTGGCCTTTACCATTTCACGGGTTTCGTAGACGTAAAACTCCATCCGATCAAGTTCTCGTAACAAATCATTGGGGAACTCAATATCGGCTTTGTCTATCTCATCGATCAATAAAACAACTTGTTGGTCTGCGTTAAACGCCTGCCACAACACACCTTGAATAATGTAATTGTGAATATCTTTGACCCGCTCGTCACCAAGTTGGGAGTCACGCAATCGTGATACGGCATCATATTCGTATAAACCTTGCTGTGCTTTCGTTGTCGATTTAATATGCCATTGCAACAACGGCATGTCCAGCGCGACAGCGACTTCCTCTGCCAGCATGGTTTTACCCGTTCCTGGCTCTCCTTTGATTAGCAGCGGCCGCTGCAGGACGAGTGCTGCGTTAACTGCTAACTTCAGGTCGTCTGTAGCGACGTAGTTACTGGAGCCTTCAAAACGGTGTTGTTGTCGCATGGCGTTGTCATCTGGAAGAAAATAAAATCCAGTATAAAGTAGAACGGCAAAAGACATAGTAAGGAGAGCAACAATGAGAAACTTGAAATAATGAAAAATTTTTCTTGGGAAAAATTGAACTGCGTACACTGTTTGCTGTTGTTTCAATGGCCGTACATATTCGACCATCTATTTGTTAAATAATAATTACAATATGAAAATATTTTTTCTGCGTTTGCGTGTCATGTGGCGGCGATTTCGCCAAGGTGACCGTTATCAAAATAATAGTCAAGATCACTACGCCATCGAGCTTGAAGCGTTAATGCGGCGCGCAAATCCGTTTGCATCCTGGCAAGAGCGTGCTAATTGGACGATTGATATCGCCGAGTGGATACGTCACGAACCCACCGTTTCCTTACTAGAGGAGGGGGCGTGGCGTCGGGTCAAGCAGCAACGTGTCGTTTTTATGCTGGATTGGTTGGATGCGCATCGCGACGTTCGCAGGATTGTGCAGACAACGCTACAAAAAACGTTGCGCGAAGCTGCGGGACCGGAGCTCTTTTGTGCGACTGGTTTGCCCAACGAGCCAGCGTTTTTCAATGAGCTTTCTGAACATGTCATTAAATATATATTGCCGAAGCCACCTGCGGAGGCCGATCTTTCTGTGCTATTTACAGCGATGTTTCCGCATCCTGAAGACGCCGAATGGTTGCTGGAGCTGGATGCAGAAACGGTGGAAAGGATTTGGAAGCTCACCGCGGATGACGGTATCTCGCACATGTATCACCAGCAGATAGATGAGGCGCTCATTTATCTGGTAACAGCAGTTTTGGCAGATGGCATTAGTAAAGCCTTCCGTTATCGCCTTGATCCAAAGATGCCGTTGCAAGCGACCCCGTTCATGGTGCTGCGCCGCGAGCTGGAGCGTTACTTATACCTAAGTCCTACCGACGAAGGTGCCTTGCGCAGCGTACGTATGCTGATCGCCGTCTGCCAGGCGCAAACGGATCGGATTTATGGTCATTTAGATGAATATGGCGTATCTGTCAGTCTGGTGTATCGCGTGGAGAGAATGCGTGCGCATTTGAGCCGAATGACTCGCCTGATCGATTTACGTGCGGCGGTCGCATCTAATCTGGCACTGGATGTATCGAAAACGCTTCAGAATGCACCGAATAGCGAATTCAGCGATGAATCAAGCGAAGAATTTACTGATAGCTGGGGTGAAGATGGCGCGACTGCAATTGGCGGTGTAAGGCATCGAATCATTGCTGGATCTGCCTCAATAACGAGTGTGCGAACGGTCAAGGCGGTTTCAAAGACCGGTACCGGTCAAATTCAGGCACTTTTGGTAGATTTTATATTAGCGCATCATCACAGATCATCAATTCGTGGCTTAGTACGTCGCAGCTTTTCATTACTTGCCCGCAAAATGGTGGAACGTAATGCTGATCATGGCGAACACTACATTGCGCGTGACCGAAAGGAATACCGGGCAATGTTAATGGCTGCATGCCGTGGCGGCGTCTTGACAGCGTTCACTGTGCTAGGCAAATCGCTATTGTCTTCGGCTGGCCTGGCACGGTTTTTCGAAGGTCTATTTGCCTCATTAAATTACGCGGTCAGTTTTCTGGCAATATCCGCCATCGGCGGTGTTTTGGCGACCAAACAACCTGCCGTAACCGCACCGGCGCTGGCAGCAAAGATGAGCCAGCTCGATACAGTCGAAGGTTTGCGGACATTACTTGCGGAAGTTGCGCTGTTGTTACGTTCGCAGGCCGCTGCCGTTTTTGGTAATTTGATAGCAGTAGTGCCGACGATGCTAGTCATTTCGCTGGTCATCACGCTTACTACCCACGCGCCTATGCTGGACGTCGGGCATGCGCAAGCGACGATAGATAGTTTGTCGATCATCGGCCCTACGCCATTATTTGCGGCTTTAACGGGCATCTTGCTGTGGTTATCCAGCCTTGCCTCCGGCTTTGCGGACAATTGGTTTGCTCTGCGTAGACTGCGCGAGGCCTTGACCCATCAACGTCGCCTCATCCGCGTTTTAGGTGCGCCACGGGCGCAGCGATGGGCAGCGTGGCTTGAACATCATATCGCTCAGATCGTCGGTAATATTTCACTTGGACTTCTACTCGGCATGTCGCCTGTGATTGTCCAATTTTTTGGTCTTCCTCTGGACGTCCGTCACGTGACGCTTGCGACCGGCAGCTTGACGGCAGCGGCAAGCAGTCTGGGTTGGACTGTAGTGATGTCGCCACATTTTTGGTTGGCAGTGGTGGGCATAGCGAGCGTCGGAGTGCTCAATGTCGGAGTCTCGTTTGGATGTGCTTTGGTGCTCGCATTGCGTGCCCGAGAAGTGCCGGTACGGATTCGTCGAGTCGTATTTAGAGCTGTATTAAGGCGCTTCAGTGCTTCACCACGCTCTTTTTTGTTTTCCGAGGTAGTGGCTCAGGCGCATCCGGCCCAGGATAGCGAGGAGATTCGGAGCGAAGAGCCGGAAGTCGGTACTGAACCTTATTCTGAAACTGACAGGGAGCATGGAACACAGAGTAAAACACAGAATATCATCGAGGTTGTGTCGGAACCGACCACCCCAACATCGACTACATTAGGCGAAACCAAGCGTTAGGCTGATAAATGCTGTTGCTGGACGTGGACTAGGTGTTAACTTTGAGTTAGACTTAACCGTTTTTTGGTTTCCGATAGCGCAACATTTTGTCCCGCTTGTTTACTTCAGGCGGTAATGACATGAATGGCATCTTATAAACACTAAGTTGCAAGCGCAACGAAGATCGAACCGGTTTCGCTACAACTACTCGGCTATTTACCCACAGCTATTATGAAAAAATTAATTGCATTTCTCGCGCTTGCGGGTATTGCCAACTTCGCCGCAGCTACGGACGTCGTCGGTAACGCTAAGGCAGCTGAAAACAAGGTATCCATGTGTATTGGATGCCACGGTATTCCTGGCTATAAAGCTAGTTTTCCCGAGGTATATCAAGTACCGATGCTTGGCGGTCAATCTGCCAAGTACATTGAAAATGCGCTGGCTGCCTATAAGAAGGGTGATCGCCAACATCCGACGATGCGTGGAATTGCAGCTTCGTTGTCGGATCAGGATATGGCTGATCTTGCCGCTTATTACTCTCAGCAAAAATAAGGAACCCACACTATGAAAAAAATTCTTGTTGGCGTGGTGTTTATCCTTTCCGCGAGTGCTTCTGTCGGTGCACTGGCAAGCGGTAACATCGCCGCTGGTGAAGCCGCAGTCAAAAAATATTCGTGTGCATCTTGTCATGGGGCGAACTTACAAACGCCAATCGATCCAGCTTATCCAAAGTTGGCCGGTCAGCATCAAGACTATCTTCAGCACGCTCTGATTTCTTATCAGCGCGGTGCTGCTGGCCCAAATGGCCGCACAAATGCGATTATGGGTGGGGTTGCTAAGGCGTTGACGCATCAGGACATTCAGGATATTGCTGCTTATATCCATAGCTTGCCAACATCGTTGGTCTTGCGTAAGTAAGATATTGATATAATTTAAAGAACGGTTCAGAAGTTGCTAGTAACTTCTGAACGACAAAAAGCCACCATATTTTGTATGGTGGCTTTTTGTCGTTGTTTTCTTGTTCTAAAAAGCTTTGTGAAATAACGTATGTAAGGCATGGACTAACGAGATGTGTGACCAAATACGGAAGATCGCCAAGCCGTCTAATCGTTTAAGGATGTGTACATAAATATCCCCCCGTTACCTCTCTAACTAATCAAGCGCTAGACCGCGATGTCTCAGAGGTCGAACGCAGTGCATTCATGCTATTAACCCTCTGTATCTGCTACATCTTCTTTTTGACACACTCAATATATTCAGCACCATCTGGCGCCAAGCCGCTCCGCTGCGCGTTCCAGATCATCTGGCCTAGACATTCCATGATGTGATGATAGGCATCATGTTCCGATTGTAGTCTCTGTGTCAGCGCAGTCGATGCTGCACGAATCCCAGGTGGCTGATCGATCGAAATCTGTTCGGCGATTGATAGGTGCATCGCCAAGTGCAGAAATGGATTTGTCTGGCCATTTTCGACTGAATAATCGGCGGCAAGAGCAGCATCGACATCGTTCAAATCATTTGAATATTCTGGATGCTGCATAATCCAATCACGGGCAATAGCCTCAATTGGGGTGAGTATTTCGTTCGCCCGATACTTACGATAGGCTTCACAGAAAAACCGACGGACGTCTTGTTGAGAGGGATTGAA is a genomic window of Glaciimonas sp. CA11.2 containing:
- a CDS encoding MoxR family ATPase, with translation MRQQHRFEGSSNYVATDDLKLAVNAALVLQRPLLIKGEPGTGKTMLAEEVAVALDMPLLQWHIKSTTKAQQGLYEYDAVSRLRDSQLGDERVKDIHNYIIQGVLWQAFNADQQVVLLIDEIDKADIEFPNDLLRELDRMEFYVYETREMVKAKFRPLVIITSNNEKELPDAFLRRCFFHYIKFPDKETMRDIVDVHFPQLKKDLLAQALETFYQVREVAGLKKKPSTSELLDWLKLLLAEDIPASALQSSDIKTIVPPLHGALLKNEQDVHLFERLVYMARKNR
- a CDS encoding DNA topoisomerase IV subunit B is translated as MATKKSPISDYSESSIRVLKGLEPVKQRPGMYTRTENPLHIIQEVIDNASDEALGGYCKNILVTLNVDGSVSVEDDGRGIPVGMHPEEKVPTVEIVFTRLHAGGKFDKGSGGAYAFSGGLHGVGVSVTNALSTRLEITVWREGGVHQLAFAGGDLIEQLKTRPQTRDDKKSGTRVTAWPDPKYFDSPAISQPELQRLLRSKAVLLPGVKVTLLNAKTNDSQTWQYDQGLRGYLMESLAQSSSSEPLIPLFEGEQYATAETDGFAEGEGAAWVVAWTEDGGIVRESYVNLIPTSAGGTHESGLREGLFGAVKNFVDMHSLLPKGVKLLPEDVFARVSFVLSAKVLDPQFQGQIKERLNSRDAVKLISTYTKPALELWLNHHVEYGKKLAELVIKQAQNRLRSTQKVEKKKTSGIAVLPGKLTDCESSDISRNELFLVEGDSAGGSAKMGRDKEFQAILPLRGKVLNSWETERDRLFANNEIHDMAVAIGIDPHSKNDTVDFSTLRYGKICILSDADVDGSHIQVLLLTLFFRHFPQLIDRGHICVARPPLFRVDAPARGKKPAQKIYALDNGELTAIEDKLRKDGVKDGSWTISRFKGLGEMNAGQLWETTMNPDTRRLLPIMLGAFDLEASENRFNMLMGKGEASARRAWIEEHGNEAEADI
- a CDS encoding DUF1841 family protein — encoded protein: MFNPSQQDVRRFFCEAYRKYRANEILTPIEAIARDWIMQHPEYSNDLNDVDAALAADYSVENGQTNPFLHLAMHLSIAEQISIDQPPGIRAASTALTQRLQSEHDAYHHIMECLGQMIWNAQRSGLAPDGAEYIECVKKKM
- a CDS encoding cytochrome c, which gives rise to MKKILVGVVFILSASASVGALASGNIAAGEAAVKKYSCASCHGANLQTPIDPAYPKLAGQHQDYLQHALISYQRGAAGPNGRTNAIMGGVAKALTHQDIQDIAAYIHSLPTSLVLRK
- a CDS encoding cytochrome c — protein: MKKLIAFLALAGIANFAAATDVVGNAKAAENKVSMCIGCHGIPGYKASFPEVYQVPMLGGQSAKYIENALAAYKKGDRQHPTMRGIAASLSDQDMADLAAYYSQQK
- a CDS encoding vWA domain-containing protein, with the protein product MLIDFFYTLKNAKIPVSIKEFLILLEALQKHVITPSLDNFYYLARTTLVKDEAHYDKFDKAFGLYFKGIQAIFDKNPEIPAEWLAQRMKRDLTPEQLAQLEKFGYDKLMDRIKELLEEQKGRHEGGNKWIGTGGTSPFGHGGTNPEGIRMGGSGGNRTAVKVWEARAYKDYDDERELNTRNIKVALRRLRRFAREGVAEELALDDTIRATANNAGYLDIRMQAERKNNIKVLMLLDVGGSMDDHIARTEELFSAAKTEFKNMDFFYFHNCVYDYVWKNNHRRHAERFPTWDILRKYKPDTKLIFVGDATMSPYEILQPGGSVEYNNDEAGADWLQRFTNAFPKFIWLNPEPEGLWQYRQSVEIVKQLMSNRMFGLTIDGLERGMRLLSK
- a CDS encoding site-specific recombinase, which encodes MKIFFLRLRVMWRRFRQGDRYQNNSQDHYAIELEALMRRANPFASWQERANWTIDIAEWIRHEPTVSLLEEGAWRRVKQQRVVFMLDWLDAHRDVRRIVQTTLQKTLREAAGPELFCATGLPNEPAFFNELSEHVIKYILPKPPAEADLSVLFTAMFPHPEDAEWLLELDAETVERIWKLTADDGISHMYHQQIDEALIYLVTAVLADGISKAFRYRLDPKMPLQATPFMVLRRELERYLYLSPTDEGALRSVRMLIAVCQAQTDRIYGHLDEYGVSVSLVYRVERMRAHLSRMTRLIDLRAAVASNLALDVSKTLQNAPNSEFSDESSEEFTDSWGEDGATAIGGVRHRIIAGSASITSVRTVKAVSKTGTGQIQALLVDFILAHHHRSSIRGLVRRSFSLLARKMVERNADHGEHYIARDRKEYRAMLMAACRGGVLTAFTVLGKSLLSSAGLARFFEGLFASLNYAVSFLAISAIGGVLATKQPAVTAPALAAKMSQLDTVEGLRTLLAEVALLLRSQAAAVFGNLIAVVPTMLVISLVITLTTHAPMLDVGHAQATIDSLSIIGPTPLFAALTGILLWLSSLASGFADNWFALRRLREALTHQRRLIRVLGAPRAQRWAAWLEHHIAQIVGNISLGLLLGMSPVIVQFFGLPLDVRHVTLATGSLTAAASSLGWTVVMSPHFWLAVVGIASVGVLNVGVSFGCALVLALRAREVPVRIRRVVFRAVLRRFSASPRSFLFSEVVAQAHPAQDSEEIRSEEPEVGTEPYSETDREHGTQSKTQNIIEVVSEPTTPTSTTLGETKR